Within Campylobacter corcagiensis, the genomic segment ATTTTATTATTAGTAATTTACAAAAAAAAAGAAGTTTTGCTATTTATGCACTAAGGTATATGGGTAAGACATATCTGCTAAATCAAATTTATAAAGAAATTAAAGAAAAAAAAGACACAATTTATATTGATATGAGTTATATTTTTAATTTAGAAGATTTTTATAATATTTTTAAAATTAATATAAAGAGAATTTTTAAAAATAAATTTGATGATGTTTTTGATGATGATTTAAAAAAACTAGAATTTATTTTCAACCTTTTAGGAAAAAAAGCAGAAAATGAAAATAGAGATATTTATATTTTTATTGATAATTTTGAAAAGATAGAAGATATTCAAAATAATAAACTAGATTTAAATTATATTTTTAATGATAGTTTTATAAATTTTCAAAATTTAATATTTTGTGTAACGATAAATAATAGCTTTGGAATAGATACATTTAAAGATTTTAAAAGTCCTCTTTATAGTTTTTGTGAAGTTTTAGATTTGCCAAATTTAAGTGAAAAAGAAATAAGTATTTATCTTTATAAAGAATTAAAAGAACTTGAAATAACACAAGATTTGGTTTTTTATATTATGAAAAAAACTAACAATATAATATATTATATTGATAAGATTTGTAGTATTTTAAAGCATAAAAATAAAATAACTAAGGAAGATATAGATAAAATCCTTAATAAAATTTATAAAAATTATTTAATAGAACTATACAATATTAAATTAAATTCAATACGAGGTAAAAAGTATTTATCAGATGTATTATATTCAATAGCTACAAATAAAAATCCTTACGATGAGCTTCTTGTTAAAGTTGGCAATCGTGGCAATATATCAAAAATGATAAAAACTTTAGAAAAAGAAAATTTAATATGTAAGATAAAAGAGCCAAAAGTTAAATACATAATCTATGATCCTTTTTTTAAAAAATATGTATTGGAAAATTTTGCAAGATGATACAAAAAGCACGAAGTAGTAATAGTAGAAGCCTTTTAAGGGAAGCCGAAAGTGCAATACTTTTAATTGATGATATAAATGTAAAACAATGGTTTGAAAGAGCCATTAAAGATATGATTAATAAAAGAAACGACCCTGAAGTAACTTTTACAGGTGCAAAAGAATTAAAAACAAATTTATTAGCCTACATAAAACAAAATGATAAAAGTGGTGAAGTTGGAACCTCTAATGTTTGGTGTAGAAAAATAGTTTATAGTGAAATTAAAGACTTTTTAAAAGAGCTTGAAGTATATATACAAAATAGAGGTTTAACAGGTGTAATTGAACTTCATTTGCAAGATAGAGAAATAAATAGTCCGCATATACAATATGTAGGAACAGATGTTTATAAAGCTGAAAGAGCAATAGCTGATTTTGTAGTAGATAAAAATTATGAAAATAGTGTAATGGAAGCAATGAGTGTAAATCATACGCCTGATTATTACACACAAGAAAATAAAAATTTAAGAATAAAAAGCACAGACACAGAATTAGAACAACAAAAAATTATAGAAGAAAGACAAGAATATATAAAAGAGTTAAAGGATAGTTTAAAAGATAGTTTATCAGTAATACAAAATCTGCGTTCAGAATTTTTAAATATATTTAAAGAAGATAGTAGAGAGAATTTAGATGATGAATTAAAACAAAATAGAGTTAAAAGAAAAAATAAAACAGAGCGAAGACAAAAAGACACAATAGATTTAGTCAGTGAGTGGCAAGAAAAAGCCAAAGTTAGAAGGAATAGAAGATGAATTATGATTTTAAAAGTATTGAAGTAGGCGTTGGTTTAAATGGCGTTGATGATTTAAAGCCGTCTAAAAATTTTTATAAAATCGTTAAAGAATCTACCAATTATAAAGAAGCTGAAAATAATTTAAAACAATACTATCAAACCGATAAAACTGTAAATTCTGAAGAAAAAGAGTGCGATATTGTTGCAATTAGAATAGCAAATTTGATAAATGAAAAAGCTTTTGTATTTTCACCTGAGGCTTTAAAACAAATCCATAAAAAACTTTTTGAAGGAGTATTTGAGGGCAAGTTAAATCTTATGGTTGGAGAGTTTAGAAGTTATAATATTATAAAAAGTGAAGAGATTTTAGATGGAAGAAGTGTTACATATGGAGATTATGAAGAGTTATCTAGCTATTTAAGTTATGATTTTAATGAGGAAAAAAAGAAAAATTATGCACTGATGAGTTTAAACGAACAGGTAAAAAATATTTCTGATTTTATTTCTAAAATTTGGCAAATACATCCTTTTGCAGAAGGAAACACTAGAACAACTGCTGTTTTTGCTATTAAATATCTTAAAAAAATGGGTTTTGAGTTAGATAATTCCTTATTTAGAGATAGTTCTAAATATTTCAGAAATGCATTAGTTTTATCAAATTTTAGTGATGTAAAGGCAAAAATAGGAGAAGATAGAAGCTATTTAGATAGTTTTTTTGCTAAGCTAATGATAGATAATAAACTTGAGTTAAAAGAGATGAAAAATCCATATAAAATCAACATAGAAAACAACCTTAAAGACATTAAGTCTTTAAGTAGTAAATTTAATGAAATTTTAAGTGATGAAGAGACTAAAACAAATACTGAAAAACAATCAAATATAAGGAAGCAAAAATGATGACAATAGAGCTAGAACAAGCTAAATTCGAAGATTTAAACATAAGAGATTTAAGTCAAAGGGCTTATAATGCCTTTGAAGAATATTGGCAAGGTAGTGAAGAAGAGTTTTATGAATATATGAAAAACCATAATTTAGATTATGATTTTGAAGTAAATAATATAAATGAGTTAGGATTAAAAACCGATAAATTTTTAAATGAATTTTCAGAAGCAGTAAAAATAGATATATCTAAGTTTGATTTTAGGCTAAGCTCGGCAATGACAAGCAGAAACATAAAACCTATAGAATTAGATGATTATATAAAAATTACACTGAAAAATGATGAATTAAATACCAAAGATATTTACGATACTTTTTTAAGTTTTAATAGTAGAAGTTTTATAGATTTTAGAAGTTACAACGAACAAGATAATACTCTCACTTTTATTTACAACAGAAGAGGCATATTTGATGAAAACGATAGAATAGCGATTTTAAAAGCAAAAAATTCAGCAACTATGAGTGATAATTTTAAAAGTGCTAAAGATAATAATTTTATTTTAAGTGGACTTTGTCACGAATTAGCTGAAAAAAATAATATTGGTTTTAGATTTGAGTATTTAGGAACAGGCGATGTTGTAAAAGAAATATCAATGAGTGCAGATAACATTTTAAATGTGGCTGAAAAAAAAGAAGCACAAAAAGAAGAGATTATTGAAGAAATTAAAGTAGCAAAAATAGCAAGAGAAGAGCTAATCAAAGAAAGAGCAACTACTAGACAAAGTTTAAATGAAGATAGCAATAAACACGAAATTTTAAAAGAAGCAAATACAGAAATAAGACTAAATGTAGTCGATGATATTAACTTAAATACACTTGATAAAATTGTAGATGATAGTATAGCTTTGTATCGAAAAAAAGAAGAAGAAAAACTAAAAATAAGACTTGAAACAGCACAAAAAGAGGGTATTGTAGCATATAAGGAAATGCAAGAAAGAATAATTAAAGATGGAATGAATATTTATGAAGCTATAAACTATACAAAACAAAAATATAGAGAAGAGCATACTGTTAATATGGCAAGTGCATTTTTAACAAAAGACATTTTAGAGGTTGGTTTATTAAAAACAGATTTAGCCAACAAAGAGGAAAGTATTAAGAATTTAAATGAAAATCTTAATGCTTTAAATGATGAAATAACAAAAAGAGAAGAGACTATTAGTTCATTAAAAAGCACTTTACAAAATAAACAAATTGAAATCACAAATTTGGGTATTAAGCACGAACAACAAATAGAAATACTTACAAAAGAAGCACAGAAAAAATATAAAGAATTGGATGAAGTTTATTCTGCAGAGATTAAAAAAGTAAAAAATGAACTAGACAAAAAAGATACTGAATTAGAAGAACAAGATGACTTAATTTTAAGATTAAATTCACAAATTGAACTTTTAAAATCTCAACTTAATACTGAGAATGTAAAAAATGAGAATTTAATACGAGAAAATGAGAGCTTAAAAACAAAGTTAGGACTAAAACACGAGAAAATCGAAGAAATTTTAAATTCTAATAATCAAAAAGATAGATTAGATAATAAGGACATTGATGAATTAAAAGATATTTTAAAAGATGAAAAGCAAAGTAATAACAATAAAAGAGAAGCTCTAGCAAGTATGCGTTTTGAAGATATTTTAAGAGAAGATGATAGCAATAACGAAAATGAAACAAATACAAATATAAAAAAACAAAGATAAATAAAAGTAATTGACATTATAATTCTTTTGTTGTATAATTTGATACAATTATTTTTTAAAAAAGGGAGATTTTTTAATGATAAATATAGATTTATCTAAAAAGTTTATTGAAAATGCAATTGAAAAATCTTTAAATTTTGAAACATTAACAAACACCTTACACGATGTTGCGGGGGGGGGGGGGAAGACTAGCAGTCAATGGCTAATAGCCAAAGATAATTTATTTTATTCTTCTTACTCTCTCAAAAAACTTTCCGAAAAAACATTATCAAATGTTATTGTCTTTCCAAATTTGGAAGAAATTAGATATTTCTTAAGAAAAAAAGAAAATTATACTTTTATCTCACCATATGAATGCCCTAAAGAGTTTTCAGATATTATTTTAACTATTAAATTGCCAAATTTTTATGGAATTTTAACTTCACAAGAAGCAAAATTAGGTACAACAAAAGCACAAGCACTACAAGAAAAACTAGGAATAAGTGTAATAGATAGTCCTTTTACAATGGCTGATATTGAAGGTGCTGATGAGTTAAAAAAATATATTAAAGAACTTCAAATTGCTGAAACACAAGGCTACAAAAGTAAAGGTATTTTTTTAGTAGGAATTCCAGGAACAGGTAAAACTTTTTTTCCTACTTGCTTAGCAGGAGAGCTTAAAAGACCTTTAGTAATGTTAAACTTAGAACAACTTAAAGAGACAGGTAGTCCTATTAATAAAATAAATGAGGTATTTGAATTTTTAAATAATGAAGATGAGCCTGTAATTTTATTAATAGACGAGATAGAAAAAATGGTAGGAAATGCTGATGATCCTTTAACAGGACGATTAATGACTATTTTATCTAGCTTAGGAGATAAGGGAAGTGAATATCCAAATTTAAATTTATTAGTTTTTGCAACTGCAAATAATTTAGAAAGTATTTTAAAAAATCAACCTGCGTTTTTAAGGCGTGGGCGTTTTGATGAACTATTTTTTGTCAATTTACCTGACTTAAATTCAGCAAAGAAAGTTTTTGAAATGTATATTAAAAAATATGACTTAAATTCGTTATATAAAATTACAGATTTAGATGAGTTACTTGCAGAGATAGAAGCTATATACAGAGATGATAACCCACAGGCTAATAAATTTTGTTATACACCAAGTGAAATTCAAAGCTTTGTGAAAAAGCTTAAATTTACTGCAATTGCAAATGAAGCATTAACAAAAGATGATATCAAAAACACGATTGCTAAATTTATCCCACTTATAAAAACATCTAAAGAAGGTATCGCAAAAATAATAGCTCAAAAAGAATTGTTTATAGAAATTTGAAAAAAGGCAATAGCGTGAATAATATTTTTATAACTAGATTTCCTTATTTATTTTGGAATATGAAATTTGAAAAAGGCATAGATATAGATTTTGAAAACAGCAAATTAAAAAAAACAGATGAGAAAATTCATAATTTTAAAAAAATGAATAAAGCAGTTTTTTTGGTTTGTAAATATTTACCTATTCTATTATTTTTTTTACTGGTATTTAACAAATTTGATTTTGCACCAAATGTTGAAAAAGTAGCAGAATATGGAGTTAGTTTGCTTTTAACAATTCTATTATTTTATGTAAAAAAATATGTATTTTTTTGTCTATTTATAGTAACAATAATCGTTGGAGGCTTTATTTATTTTGAAAGTGTTGCTTTTATCGTGAAATATCTTTTTGCTTTTATATGCGTTTTTAATTTTGCAAACGATGTAACTATAGAGCCATATAGTATTGTAGAAAATAAAAAAACAATAGCAAGTTTTGTAGTAGAGAGGTAAAGAATGAAAATATTAAAAATTATAAGTATAAGTTTTTTAATGACGAATTTAATAGCTAACCCACTTGACCCTATGAATTTCAGACCATTGACAGAGCAAGAAGTTCTAAATTCACAAGAGGCACAAACAAGCGATTTAAAAATTAAAAAATTTTATTTAGATATAAAAGATAAAGAAATTAAAAATATAAAGAAAAAAGATGAAGAGCTAACTTATCTTTTTGATGATTTTGACGAAACATTACTGAATTATAAGCCTATACAAAAGCCTATAAGCACTATTGATAGAATTATGACACACCCTTATTTTACGACCACAATACTTTTACCAAACGGAGCTGTGATAAGTAGTGTTGATATGAGTGTTGAACCCATTACCCTTAAATACGAACAAAATACAATACTTTTACGAGTTAAAAAAGACTTCAAAATTTCAAATATGACAATTATATATTCTTTGGAGAAAAAGAATTATGTTGCAAATTTTATTGTAGAAAAATACGATAGACAAAAGACTGATGAAAAATTAAATATAGTTTTTGATTTTCAAAATGTAAAAAGGCGTGATGATTTTGAAGTAATAAATTTGTATGTAAAAACTTATGGAAGTTACCCAAAAGAAGATTATAACTATATCGAAATTGACGGCATTACATATAGAATTATAAAAGATAATAAATTTGGAAATTTAAATGTTGGAAATATTAAGTATAGAGTAGATACAGGAAGCGAAATTTAAGGGAAACAAAATGGAAATAAATCAAAGTCATTTTTTAAACGAAACTGAAAAAAGTAAAACTAAAACAGAAAATAAAAATAAAAGTAAGAAAAATAATACAAGTTTAATTGTTTTGTTTATATTAGTTTTTGTTTTTGTAGGTATGATTTATTTTATTTTTAATTTGCCTAAAGATGAAAATTTAACCGAAAATGTAGCTAACAATACTAACAAACAAGATACAAAGCAAGTAAAGCAAGAAAATAATTTAACTATTAGCAATAATACTGCTATGTATATTCCACCTATGCCTATAACAGAAGATAAAAATACAACAGAAGACAACACAACAACAAAAGATACAAATATTTTTGATTTACAAGCTATAGAAAAAAAGAAAAATGAACCTGTAATTGAAAAAAAAGAAGTAGTTACAACACAAGAGCAAGTTTTAAATGAAAAAAAGGCTAATAATGAAAGAGTTAAAAATAATGAAAATAACCTAACCAACGAAAACTTTGAAATTCTTAAAAAAGAAGCGAAAATTAAAACAAATTTTTTCAATTTCAGAGATAAGAATTTTTATGAGGGCGACACAATAATGGACTTTAAAATTTTAGAGGTAACAAATTTTAAAATTACTTTACAAAATAAAAATAACGAATTAAAGGAAATTTACAAATGAAAAAGATACTTGCAGTAGCGATTTTATCATCTTTAGTTTTTGCTGATGATATAGATTTTAAAAAAGGTTTTGATATGGCGGTTAAAGCGATACAGCTTGAAATGATAAACGGCTCAAATACCAACAGGGCTATGAATTATCACTATCCTAAAACGATATATTTAGATACAAGAGATATGACTACAAATGAAATACTTTTAGCTCAATATATTGCATTTTCAAATGGATATATTGATACCGTATTTATCGGCGAAAAAATGTATTTTGGAAGCTATTTAAGAGAAGCCGACAGAGTTTTAGCAAAACAAAATTTAGAACAACTTTTAGGAAAAACATTAAAAAATGAAGAGAATAAAAATAAAATAATGTATGCAACACCTATTTTAAATAGAAGTTTTTATATTACTAGAAAAAATATCGTAGAAAGTGGCATAAAAAGAAGTGAATATAACGACTGGAGTTTTAAGGAGGTTGGCAAAGACAAATTACCTAATAATGTATCAAATTTAAGCATTAAAAAGAATTTTTTCATTCCGAAAAAAAATAAAACAGAAGCATTTTCAATAGAGCCTACATATATTAAAAATGGAGTTGTAAAAAATAAGTATATAAAGAAAATTGGAATAACAAATATGACTAAATATAGATATGGAAGCACTATAGAAGATGAAAGCGGAAAAAAATATGTAAAAGCCCATAATCAAAATATTTTTATAAGAGAAGCTGAAGTCGATTTTTTGGAGCGTTAAAATGAAAACTATTTTTTACACGATAATAATTTCAATATTATTGACAGGTTGTTCTTTTAAGACACAAACAAACCCTATACCAAAGGAAAACAAGATAAATATACCTAATAATTATGAAGTTATTAAAAACGGCGTTATATCACAAAATGTAAAAGATGATTTTGATAGATATGCAATGCTTTTGCTTACAAATAAGAATTACACAGCAAGAAGTATAGAAAATATTGACGAAGAAAATATAGTAAATTTTAATTACGATAAAGCTAAAAACCCTCATCTATACAATAGAAATAATATATGGCAAACAGGCTTAAATATAGCAAACAGAAACTTTACAAAGGATAACAAATGAAGAAAATAGTTTTCTTATTAATTCCTTTTTTTCTTTTTGGAAGTGTTGATAAAAATATAATAGAGGGAAGTGCATACGGCGAACAGGTTGTAAAAGAAAAAGATACTATTTTTTATGAAGAAAGAGAGAAAAAAGAAAATTATAGAAGAGAAGCAATTTATAATTTTATTCTCTTTAAAAATAGTATTAATGAGCCTACTTATACAGCAAGAACAGAAAAATTAATAGATTTTGTAGAGGAAAATGCTACAAAATTTGAAAACAAAATAAAAAGTAATGTTGATAACAATATGACAATAGTTGGATATTGCTTAGTTAGAGATGATATAAATGTAGGAAAACAGCCTAGTGCAGGTAAATTTATATGTAATACTAATATCGGACAGCTTGAAATTTTTGGAAATTTAACACCTATAAATGAGTTAGCAACTCTTATATTTGACCCTAGCTATATTGATTTTTCAGGTTGGCGTTATAAGGTAATAACCTCTAAAGTGCTAAACGAAGCTAAAACTTCATACAATATAGCTACTTTTGTAAATGATAGAAAGATTACGGAAATAGCATTAGAAAGCACTTCAAAAGGTGCAGATGTTTTTAAAACTCAAAGTAGTGAATACCTTGAAGAATTAAAACAAAGTAGAAAAAAACAAAGTGTAGAATATGTAAATGTGGGAACAGGTAGCAATAGCTATGTTGCTCCGATACAAAATACAAATACAGAAAAACCAAATGCAAGTGATTATATTATCAAAGGTGCTATAGATTTAGTTAGCAATACAATAAAAACTACAGCTGATATATTTAAAAAAGACTTACCTTTTTTATATGAAATTAAAGGCGGTAGTAAAGTTTATATAGACTTAGTCATTAGTAAAAACGGAGAGAAAATACAATGAAAAAAATTATATTTTTGTTAGTTTTAACAAATTTAGTTTTTGGTAGTGAAGCTGAAGAGTTTTTTTATCAAAGAGGTGTAGAAGCAGGTTTTAAGCAAGGTTACGAACAAGGCGTAAAAGACGCTTTTGAAGAAAGTAAAAAAATACTTGCTAAATACAAGAATGAAATAAAAGCTTATGAAGTTGGAAAATATTTTTTAAAAGAGGGCTACATAACTTATCCAAAAGTATGGCAAAGACTTGATGAATTCGGAAATGTCAAGATTGAAATTCAGCCTAGCAAAATAGTTAAAGAACTTAATATTGCTGATATTTTCTCAAAATTTAACACTTTGCCTACAAACCCTAATCCTGAAATGTTATCTAGCAACCCTTTAACTGCTAGAAATAGTGTAAATACAGCAACAAGAGATATAGTCATATCTACTCCAAAAAAAGCTAGTGCTAATCAAGATATAGTAACAATAAGTATAGAAAACACAGGAAAAAATGAAGAAATTGTAAAAAAAGCAAATTTAGTCTATAGCGTAGATAAACCAAATGACAGAATAAAAGTAATGTTTTTTAATAGAAGCGAAAAAACTAATTTTTGCAAACAATATCAAATTTGCGATTAAGGAATAAAAAATGTTTTTAAAATCAAAAGACTTTAAAATGATTGAAAAAAGAATAAGCACTATTGAAGATAATATAAGTATGATAAACTGTAATTTAGGCAGAATAGATGTAAATATTAAAGAAATTTTAGAAAAACAATATGATGATACTTATATAAAAGACGCAAATAAAAGTATTTTATATGTAACAAAAAAGTTGTTAAAAATAGAGAAACTTTTAGAAGAATATACACAAAAACTAAAAATAGATAAATATTTTAGTAGCTATCAAAATAATACTATTAATTTAGAAAAAAAATTAGATGGATTAAAAATAGAAAATATAAATG encodes:
- a CDS encoding ATP-binding protein; its protein translation is MNITNFTTREDIENFIISNLQKKRSFAIYALRYMGKTYLLNQIYKEIKEKKDTIYIDMSYIFNLEDFYNIFKINIKRIFKNKFDDVFDDDLKKLEFIFNLLGKKAENENRDIYIFIDNFEKIEDIQNNKLDLNYIFNDSFINFQNLIFCVTINNSFGIDTFKDFKSPLYSFCEVLDLPNLSEKEISIYLYKELKELEITQDLVFYIMKKTNNIIYYIDKICSILKHKNKITKEDIDKILNKIYKNYLIELYNIKLNSIRGKKYLSDVLYSIATNKNPYDELLVKVGNRGNISKMIKTLEKENLICKIKEPKVKYIIYDPFFKKYVLENFAR
- a CDS encoding Fic family protein, with product MNYDFKSIEVGVGLNGVDDLKPSKNFYKIVKESTNYKEAENNLKQYYQTDKTVNSEEKECDIVAIRIANLINEKAFVFSPEALKQIHKKLFEGVFEGKLNLMVGEFRSYNIIKSEEILDGRSVTYGDYEELSSYLSYDFNEEKKKNYALMSLNEQVKNISDFISKIWQIHPFAEGNTRTTAVFAIKYLKKMGFELDNSLFRDSSKYFRNALVLSNFSDVKAKIGEDRSYLDSFFAKLMIDNKLELKEMKNPYKINIENNLKDIKSLSSKFNEILSDEETKTNTEKQSNIRKQK
- a CDS encoding ATP-binding protein, with protein sequence MINIDLSKKFIENAIEKSLNFETLTNTLHDVAGGGGKTSSQWLIAKDNLFYSSYSLKKLSEKTLSNVIVFPNLEEIRYFLRKKENYTFISPYECPKEFSDIILTIKLPNFYGILTSQEAKLGTTKAQALQEKLGISVIDSPFTMADIEGADELKKYIKELQIAETQGYKSKGIFLVGIPGTGKTFFPTCLAGELKRPLVMLNLEQLKETGSPINKINEVFEFLNNEDEPVILLIDEIEKMVGNADDPLTGRLMTILSSLGDKGSEYPNLNLLVFATANNLESILKNQPAFLRRGRFDELFFVNLPDLNSAKKVFEMYIKKYDLNSLYKITDLDELLAEIEAIYRDDNPQANKFCYTPSEIQSFVKKLKFTAIANEALTKDDIKNTIAKFIPLIKTSKEGIAKIIAQKELFIEI